One window from the genome of Oncorhynchus gorbuscha isolate QuinsamMale2020 ecotype Even-year linkage group LG14, OgorEven_v1.0, whole genome shotgun sequence encodes:
- the LOC123995546 gene encoding ankyrin repeat and SOCS box protein 2-like produces the protein MAVASISIPGFTPGHKLGFDDYSLYNNLSDDELILLAIERSLSDAHNATSPSEASNTPTALGRRTVQYRSNPSPTRPNPPRQEPRHRPPTANPTDAEQDTIVQAVLNGDVTMVQAMAKNNANNILWPDKYGWIPLHEAAYYGQDQCVRDLLGAQPSMINKCDLKGQTALILAVYREKVACVEMLLEKGADPDLANKDRETPLYKACESGNAEIVVMLLNHGAVVNKHCILGCTALQEAVSRNNVEICEILVQAGAKLSPTNMYGIAPLFTAAQSGHEETLRFLIKHGADINSEASDGATALYEAAKNGHEDIVELLLSQDADANKAGNKGLLPLHIAAQRGADGIVSLLIKVTSKYRVNRSGVSPLHLAAECNRDAVVEILIEAGYDVNAMLSDDRSMMYEDHRSTTLYFAVANGNVDAATMLLDAGAIPNLDTFNPLLVALRQGSIELVTLLVEHGANVNAYVPTHPTSFPATLIFGMKYLSMLKYLMDNGCDALSCFSCTYGSGPHPPHQETSERDDLHYNTNTLRNTGEPVQINKITIKCLVWGFLMTTESQVTRLTSHPKDSTLNMEMARSLPWDSILRPEARLPPTDPTTPLPAASGLPSRTHPALLQRQTSSGMQGGMLLATVFCEVISTRWAGPIIDVLLNYVGHVKLCSRLTEHLDSLEDWEVIKDKTRHSRPLMQLCRLKIRQQVGIHRLRCIKKLPLPPRLIKYLNHEERNQENVL, from the exons ATGGCAGTTGCCAGCATATCTATCCCTGGTTTCACGCCGGGCCACAAACTGGGGTTTGATGACTACAGTCTCTACAACAACCTGTCAGATGACGAGCTGATTCTGCTGGCTATCGAACGCAGCCTCAGTGATGCCCACAATGCCACTTCACCCAGTGAAGCCAGCAACACCCCAACAGCTCTAGGCAGAAGAACAGTCCAGTATAGGTCAAATCCATCCCCAACCAGGCCAAACCCACCAAGGCAGGAACCAAGACATAGGCCACCTACTGCCAACCCAACTGACGC GGAACAGGACACTATTGTGCAAGCAGTCCTGAATGGTGATGTGACTATGGTTCAAGCTATGGCTAAAAACAATGCGAATAACATCCTGTGGCCTGACAAGTATGGATGGATCCCGCTGCACGAGGCTGCATATTATGGCCAAGACCAGTGTGTCAGGGATCTTCTTGGGG CTCAACCTAGTATGATTAACAAGTGTGACCTGAAAGGCCAGACTGCTCTCATCTTGGCGGTGTACAGGGAAAAGGTGGCCTGTGTAGAGATGCTTCTGGAGAAGGGGGCTGACCCAGACCTCGCCAACAAGGACAGAGAGACCCCACTCTACAAAG CTTGTGAAAGTGGTAATGCTGAGATTGTGGTCATGCTTCTGAATCACGGTGCTGTGGTGAACAAACACTGCATTCTGGGCTGTACAGCTCTCCAGGAGGCTGTGAGCCGCAACAACGTGGAGATCTGTGAGATCTTGGTCCAGGCCGGGGCGAAGCTCAGCCCAACCAACATGTACGGTATCGCGCCCCTATTTACTGCAGCCCAGAGTGGACACGAGGAAACACTTCGATTTCTCATTAAACACG GTGCTGATATCAACAGTGAGGCAAGTGATGGGGCCACCGCTCTATATGAAGCGGCTAAGAATGGCCATGAGGACATTGTGGAGCTTCTTCTTTCTCAGGATGCTGATGCCAACAAAGCGGGCAATAAAGGACTTCTGCCACTACATATTGCTGCCCAACGAGGAGCTGATGG TATCGTGTCATTGCTGATCAAAGTCACCAGCAAGTACAGAGTGAATCGCAGTGGAGTCAGTCCCCTCCACCTGGCCGCCGAGTGCAACAGGGACGCAGTTGTGGAGATCCTGATTGAGGCCGGCTACGACGTCAACGCCATGCTGTCAGATGACCGCTCCATGATGTACGAGGACCATCGTAGCACGACTCTCTACTTCGCCGTCGCCAACGGCAATGTGGACGCAGCCACCATGCTTCTAGATGCCGGTGCCATCCCGAACCTGGACACCTTCAACCCGCTACTGGTTGCATTGAGGCAGGGTAGTATCGAATTGGTCACTTTGCTGGTGGAGCACGGTGCCAATGTCAACGCCTACGTACCCACTCACCCCACCTCGTTCCCGGCCACCCTCATATTCGGTATGAAGTACCTGTCCATGCTGAAGTATCTGATGGACAATGGCTGCGATGCCCTCTCCTGTTTTAGTTGCACTTATGGCAGTGGTCCACACCCACCACATCAGGAGACCTCTGAGAGGGATGACTTGCACTACAATACCAATACACTCAGAAACACTGGGGAACCTGTTCAGATAAACAAAATAACAATTAAATGTTTAGTAT GGGGATTTttaatgaccacagagagtcaggtcacccgtttaacatcccatccgaaagacagcactcTGAACATGGAAATGGCTCGTTCACTGCCCTGGGATTCGATCTTAAGACCGGAGGCCAGATTGCCCCCTACTGATCctacaacaccacttccagcagcatctggtctcccatccaggactcACCCTGCTTTGCTTCAGAGGCaaaccagcagtgggatgcagggtggtatgctgttgGCAACAGTT TTCTGTGAGGTAATCTCTACACGCTGGGCAGGACCCATCATAGATGTACTCCTGAATTACGTTGGCCATGTGAAACTCTGCTCCAGACTTACTGAGCACCTAGATAGCTTGGAGGACTGGGAAGTCATCAAGGACAAAACAA GGCATTCACGTCCACTGATGCAGCTGTGCAGGCTGAAGATTCGCCAGCAGGTTGGAATCCACAGACTGAGGTGCATCAAAAAACTGCCCCTCCCACCACGACTAATCAAGTACCTCAACCATGAAGAGCGCAACCAAGAAAATGTTTTGTGA